GATACCTTTCTGTTTGCTCCAGGAGAACAGCGTGTAATCCAGGTTATCCTGAATGATCTCCTGTGCATGAGATAATGTCTTAGCTTCCGGCATAAGTAGCCAATTTTTCAGTCATGAATGTTAACTCATCCAGTTAACGCCTTCTTCGGGGTTCCATTTGGTCGTACTTTTCTTCAGTTTTGTCCAGAATGCTATCGAGCTTTTTCCGGTAATATCGCCTACGCCAAACTTACTTTCGTTCCATCCGCCGAAGGAGAATGGCTCACGGGGAACGGGCACACCCACATTCACACCGATCATACCTGCGCTTGCCCTTTCGGCGATATAACGTGCCATGCCACCATTCTGCGTGAAGACGGAGGCGGCGTTTCCATATGGATTGGCATTTTCGATACGCAATGCTTCATCTACGGTCGCTGTGCGCATGATACTGATAACAGGGCCGAAGATCTCTTCCCTGGCTACGGCCATATCAGCAGTTACATAATCGATCACGGTAGGGCCGACATAGGTACCGTTCTCTTTACCCGCCACGGTAGCGCCGCGTCCATCTACCAGGATCCGGGCGCCCTGTGCCTCCGCTTCGGTAATATATTTTTCTATCCGTTCTTTTGATTCTTTGCTGATGACAGCGCCCAGGTTCTGTCCGGGCACGATCTTCCTGGCTTCTTCACACACCAGGTCTACGATATGGTCTACCTGTCCTACACCTATCATAGCAGATGCTGCCATACACCGCTGACCGGCACATCCACTCATAGAAGCGGCTACATTCTGGGCAGTCATCCCGGGTCTGGCATCAGGCAGTACCAGCAGGTGGTTCTTCGCCCCTCCCAGCGCCAGGCAACGTTTGAGGTGCTGTGTAGCCCGCTGGTAAACGATCCTGGCCACCTTTGTAGAGCCTACAAAAGATACCGCTTCTATATCAGGATGATCACAGATCGCATTGACAATTTCGCTATCTCCGTTGACAATGTTCAGGACACCGGGGGGTAGTCCTGCTTCTTTCAGCAGACTCGCGATGATAGCCAGACTGAGCGGCACCTTTTCAGACGGCTTCATGATCATACAGTTCCCTAAAGCGATCGCATTGGGAATCGTCCAGTTGGGTACCATCGCCGGGAAATTAAAGGGTACAATAGACGCAACGATACCCAGTGGCGCATGTGATGTACGGCACTCCACACCCGCGCTTACTTCCAGTACTTCTCCTGTGATCAGCTGCGGTAATGAGGTGGCAAATTCAGTCAGTTCGATACACTTCTCTACCTCTGCTATGGCTTCGCCCATTGTTTTACCATTCTCTTCACTGATGAGTGCAGCGAGTCCCTTTACATGTTTTTCCAGCAGATATTTATAGCGAAAGAATACCTGCACCCTTTCCTTCACCGGTGTTCTGCTCCAGGCAGGGAATGCAGCTTTAGCGGCCCGCACTGCCTCTTCCAGGTCAGCAGCAGTAGAACAGGGCATTTCTGCCAGTAACGTTCCGTCCAGCGGAGAAGTAACCGGCAACGTCCGTGAGGCAGCAACATCTTTAAAGTTGCCGTTGATGAAATTTCGAACCCGTTCGTACTTCATATGCTTTTGGGGAGTTTGGGTTATAGGTGCATTTTTTATACGGTACCCATAATTTACTGAAAAATCTGTACATTTAGCAGGTATTTTCTAACATTTCTGCAAGTACCCGTTTAACTCCTCACTCCTATATAACCTGAGAAATGGGAAAGACTAAATCAGCCGATAAGACGCCTCTTGATGATCTTGATTTCTCTATCCTGACCTATCTCCAGCAGGATGGCAGGATTTCCTTTACTGTGATCGCTGAAAAGCTGCATGTCTCTATTGGCACGATACGTACCCGTTTTAACCGGTTGATAGAAGAAGGTACCATTAATATTGTTGGCAGGGTGGACCCTGAAAAGGTAGGCTTCCATTCGTATGCACACATTGCGGTGTATGTACGTCCGGCGACCCTGAAAGATGCCATTGCCCGGCAGGTAGCCGCGATGCCGGAAGTCAGTTTTCTGGCGATGACATCCGGCGCATATGACCTGGAAGTAAATGTGATGTGCAGGGACAATGAGCACCTGCTGGAATTTGTTACGCGGCTATCGGGTATTGAAGGCGTATATCAGACGAAAACCACCCTTTATTTTAAAGTGTATAAGTACGCACAGCCTGACTTGGGACTGGTGAAGATCAATCAGGAATGAGAAAGTGGAAATGAGGCAGGCAGGTCTGACAGCACTGCATTTCCTGTTAACAGCTGTCATCCTCCAACAAGGTATTATAAGGCTGTGTCAGAGCGTCCTGGCCAAATGGTAACAGCCAACTTCATTCTTCCTTCCTGATCTCTAATTTACTACGCGTTCAATTGTCGTTTCATTTCCCGGCAGATCGATCGCTGTCGCAATGATCCTGCTGTCGGCAGGTAATTTACCCGCTTTATAATGCCACTCGATACCATTCCTGCCTAAAACGGCTGGTCCGTGTTCGAGGATCACGCCATCGGCGTCTATGACCTGTACATGCACTTCTGCCACACGGAAATGGTTCTTTGCCATCACTATTATCTCTTTACGTTCTACGCTGATCTGCTGGATCTCAGGCGAATCATATACATCCTTAACTGCGATGTTATGGGCATGTTGTCCCGGGCCTGCCAGCGTTGCATAATACGCCTTCAGCTCCGGATCTTCCAGCAGTACACTCGCACGTATTCCGGCAGTTTTCATCTTATCTCTTGCTTTCAGCTGTTTTTTAGTGGGTTTTCTCGCGGACGGGCGGCGCTTCTTCGCCATAATGATCTGCCCCTTTCTTTCGTAAATGGTAACCTGTTTACCGATCGTACCGGATACAAATTGCAGGAGGAGGTTGTCTTTAACAATGGCCATATAAATTGATTTTGAGGGTTTTACTGATAAAGATACCAACTTCTGCTATTACACGGACTGATATTCATACAAAATGAGTACTAATACAGCATCTCAAGGGCACTTCAATATCCAGGGGATATTGAAGTGCCCTTGAGATGCCCTTATGGTGCCCTTTAAGTAACCTTTTCGTAACGGCATCAGGTGATGATCTGCATACCCTTCCGGCCTGTTCCATTGGGGAGTCGAACCATACCGATGTATCTTATGATGCAATGCTTTCGCAACCGGCACTAAATAGCAAACGCCGGAGATAATACTACCTCCGGCGTTTGCCTTTATCAGTCCAGGATGATGGATGCCCTACAGGATGACCCGTAACACGGCTTACGCGGTGCTGTTATTGGCCATATTTAACTCTTAACTATATTGATGTTCAGTTGCCGGACCACGTCAGCGATATGATTTGCCAGCGTCATCTGCGGTTGTGCATTCCCATTATTGGCGAACAGCAGCCCAATGATCCTGTTCTCCATATCGACGATGGCGGAGCCCGAATCTCCCTTTTCAGAGAAACGATGGGCAGGATCAACTGTCTGAATGGCGATCTGACCTTTGAACGTATAGGTCTTTCCTTCGATGGGGAATGTGGTGGCCGGGTAATTGACGTCCACTACCCTGCCTTCTGTACGGCCCGATACTTCCCCCACTTTAAACACGATCTGACCCGCCAGCGCTTCTCCCTCTCCAATGATCGTATTATAACGCGGCACCCCGTTCACACTTAAACCGTTGATCTCATTACCGGCGCCGTTGGCGAGATGCGCATCATCCAGTTCTGCGATAGCAGCATCAACACTTTCATTGATAGTTGCCCTGACTATCGTGCCGATCACGTTCTCGTTGTCAGTAGGATGGAAAGGCAGGTCTTTGTTGTTCATTTCCGGAATGACTGCGGGCGCAGGCTGGTAGATCCTATCGCCAGGTTTCGCATCATTCGCCATTAGTACATGACAATTACTCAGCAGGACCAGTTTGCCATCCTCATTTTTTCTGGCCAGGCAGCCGAGCGTACCATGGGCGACCTCCGTACCGAAGGTATTCTCATCACGGATGATGATACGGTTAGTGATCTGTATACCGCCTTTTACGGGCCGGTACCTGTTCTCGTCTATACAGGCGCTGAAGCCCGGGATAACGTTCACGTCTGTGGGAATGCCATTGATCTCGGAAGGCAGTACCTCATGGGCCTGCATTTTGCTGTGGTCTTTCTTTTCCCTAACGTAGATCCTGATGCAAAGCTGGTCAGTGACACGTCCCTGTGTTTCCTTTAAACCGATACTGATGTGATGCACGCCGGGTATCTTCATCAAAAGCGCTTCTATTCCATTCTTCAGCAGGTCCCGGATAACTTCGTTGTCCCGTTTCAGTTCTTCTGTTGATTTCATACAATGCGTTTTTAAGGGTGCTGAAAATACGGAGTTCCAGGCGTATTACCACGATACGACTGATAATAATACCGCTGTAACATAAATAATTGCGTTTGCACGTAATAGTTATACGTACTCGAAGATGAGCAGAGGTTCATTTGAAGTGAGTTTTTGGGGTGTTAACTGTTTCCGTCTGAGGATTTTTCTAATGTTGTTTTGGGGTGTTCTTTCCTCTACACCAAACTACACATTTTTTTGTAAAATTCAAAGTTTGAAGATGCTTTAGTTATCCGGTGGCCAGGAAGATCGTACGCTACCTGTCGCCGCGTTACACTTTTTTTAACATTTACCGTTTTCCCGCACCGGTAGCGGATAACAAGACATTTATCCCCCACCGGCAGCCTGCGGCTGCCTAAAATAGAATTGGCATTTCGGAAATCTCCGATATCTTTGCATCAGATATTCGTTGATAACGCACACACAAACGTATACAAACATGAGTAATCTGAGCTTATTTAAGCCTTTCAGCCTCAAGACGCTGAACATAAAAAACAGGATCGTAATGGCCCCTATGACCAGGTCATTTTCACCAAACGGCGTACCCGGAGATAACGTGGCGGCGTACTATCAGCGTCGCGCTGCCGGTGAAGTGGGTCTGATACTATCTGAAGGTACGGTCATTAACCGTCCTGCTTCTTCCAACGATGCCAACGTACCCCGTTTCCATGGTGAGATCTCCCTGGCTGGCTGGCAGAAAGTAATTAATGATGTACATGCCGCCGGTGGTGCTATGGGGCCCCAGATATGGCACATGGGCGTGATGGACAATCACCACTCCGGCTGGAAACCACTGACGCCTTTCGAAGGTCCTTCCGGCATCAACAGACCAGACAACACCAACGGCCTGGCGATGTCAGAAAAAGATATTGCTGACACGATCAAAGCTTTCGGCGATGCAGCTGCTGACGCAAAAAGACTGGGGTTTGATACCCTGGAACTGCATGGCGCACATAACTACCTGATCGATCAGTTCTTCTCCGCCAATACCAATCTGCGTACCGATAAATATGGTGGTCAGACCCTGGCAGAACGTACCCGTTTTGCAGTGGAAGTGATCAAAGAAGTGCGCAAACGTGTAGGTGAGGATTTCCCGCTGATCATTCGTTTGTCTCAGTGGAAGCCATATGCATACGACAGTAAGATGGCGAATAGCCCTGCTGAACTGGAAGCCTGGCTGCAGCCACTCGCCGAAGCCGGTATTGACATCTTCCATTGCTCTCAGCGTCGTTTCTGGGAACCCGAATTTGAAGGTTCGGACCTGAACTTTGCAGGATGGGCGAAAAAGCTCACCGGTAAAGCTACCATCACTGTAGGTTCTGTCGGTTTAAGCGGTGAGTTCCTGGCTGCCTTCAAAGGCG
The DNA window shown above is from Chitinophaga agri and carries:
- a CDS encoding CoA-acylating methylmalonate-semialdehyde dehydrogenase gives rise to the protein MKYERVRNFINGNFKDVAASRTLPVTSPLDGTLLAEMPCSTAADLEEAVRAAKAAFPAWSRTPVKERVQVFFRYKYLLEKHVKGLAALISEENGKTMGEAIAEVEKCIELTEFATSLPQLITGEVLEVSAGVECRTSHAPLGIVASIVPFNFPAMVPNWTIPNAIALGNCMIMKPSEKVPLSLAIIASLLKEAGLPPGVLNIVNGDSEIVNAICDHPDIEAVSFVGSTKVARIVYQRATQHLKRCLALGGAKNHLLVLPDARPGMTAQNVAASMSGCAGQRCMAASAMIGVGQVDHIVDLVCEEARKIVPGQNLGAVISKESKERIEKYITEAEAQGARILVDGRGATVAGKENGTYVGPTVIDYVTADMAVAREEIFGPVISIMRTATVDEALRIENANPYGNAASVFTQNGGMARYIAERASAGMIGVNVGVPVPREPFSFGGWNESKFGVGDITGKSSIAFWTKLKKSTTKWNPEEGVNWMS
- a CDS encoding Lrp/AsnC family transcriptional regulator, translating into MGKTKSADKTPLDDLDFSILTYLQQDGRISFTVIAEKLHVSIGTIRTRFNRLIEEGTINIVGRVDPEKVGFHSYAHIAVYVRPATLKDAIARQVAAMPEVSFLAMTSGAYDLEVNVMCRDNEHLLEFVTRLSGIEGVYQTKTTLYFKVYKYAQPDLGLVKINQE
- a CDS encoding chymotrypsin family serine protease, with product MKSTEELKRDNEVIRDLLKNGIEALLMKIPGVHHISIGLKETQGRVTDQLCIRIYVREKKDHSKMQAHEVLPSEINGIPTDVNVIPGFSACIDENRYRPVKGGIQITNRIIIRDENTFGTEVAHGTLGCLARKNEDGKLVLLSNCHVLMANDAKPGDRIYQPAPAVIPEMNNKDLPFHPTDNENVIGTIVRATINESVDAAIAELDDAHLANGAGNEINGLSVNGVPRYNTIIGEGEALAGQIVFKVGEVSGRTEGRVVDVNYPATTFPIEGKTYTFKGQIAIQTVDPAHRFSEKGDSGSAIVDMENRIIGLLFANNGNAQPQMTLANHIADVVRQLNINIVKS
- a CDS encoding NADH:flavin oxidoreductase, with protein sequence MSNLSLFKPFSLKTLNIKNRIVMAPMTRSFSPNGVPGDNVAAYYQRRAAGEVGLILSEGTVINRPASSNDANVPRFHGEISLAGWQKVINDVHAAGGAMGPQIWHMGVMDNHHSGWKPLTPFEGPSGINRPDNTNGLAMSEKDIADTIKAFGDAAADAKRLGFDTLELHGAHNYLIDQFFSANTNLRTDKYGGQTLAERTRFAVEVIKEVRKRVGEDFPLIIRLSQWKPYAYDSKMANSPAELEAWLQPLAEAGIDIFHCSQRRFWEPEFEGSDLNFAGWAKKLTGKATITVGSVGLSGEFLAAFKGESSQPSSLEELMRRFDRGDFDLVAVGRPLLADPNWVTKIKEERTGELKGFSKEALAELL